One Streptomyces sp. R28 DNA window includes the following coding sequences:
- a CDS encoding DUF3533 domain-containing protein, with protein sequence MNSQSSPPSGISPTDSDADASVDSAAKTPGFVAELRDAVTLRAFGLVLGGLLVQLAFVVSYVGAFHSPTPHRIPVAVAAPQQASAKIVAQLNALDGNPVEATAAPSTADARQRVLTRKADAAFLFDATGTKDTLLVASAGGPSVSQTATQIAQKIEAAQKRQITVTDIRSPNSGDGRGMTSFYLVLGWVIGGYLTATIMGMAAGSRPANRHRTLIRLAVLVPYAIVSGIAGAVIVGPVFDALGGHFWALAGIGTLVVLASAATALALQTLLGLLGTGVVVLLFVVLGNPSSGGVYPAPLLPSFWSAIGQALPPGAGTTLVRNTVYFSGNATTSALWVLGAYAAGGALLAWSASWWRERGPAGA encoded by the coding sequence GTGAACTCCCAGTCCAGCCCTCCCTCGGGTATATCCCCCACGGACTCCGACGCCGATGCCTCCGTCGACTCCGCTGCCAAGACCCCTGGTTTCGTCGCCGAGTTGAGGGACGCCGTAACGCTCCGTGCCTTCGGGCTCGTGCTCGGTGGCCTGCTCGTCCAGCTCGCCTTCGTCGTCTCGTACGTCGGGGCCTTCCACTCGCCCACGCCGCACCGGATCCCGGTCGCGGTGGCCGCTCCGCAGCAGGCGTCCGCGAAGATCGTCGCCCAGCTCAACGCCCTCGACGGCAACCCGGTCGAGGCCACGGCGGCCCCCAGCACCGCCGACGCCCGCCAAAGGGTCCTCACGCGGAAGGCCGACGCCGCCTTCCTCTTCGACGCGACCGGCACCAAGGACACCCTCCTGGTCGCCTCCGCCGGCGGGCCGTCGGTGTCGCAGACCGCCACGCAGATCGCCCAGAAGATCGAGGCGGCGCAAAAGCGCCAGATCACCGTCACCGACATCAGGTCCCCGAACTCCGGTGACGGGCGCGGCATGACGTCCTTCTACCTCGTGCTCGGCTGGGTGATCGGCGGCTACCTCACCGCGACGATCATGGGCATGGCCGCGGGATCCCGGCCCGCCAACCGCCACCGCACCCTCATCCGGCTCGCCGTCCTCGTGCCGTACGCGATCGTGTCGGGCATCGCCGGAGCGGTGATCGTGGGGCCGGTGTTCGACGCGCTCGGCGGCCACTTCTGGGCCCTGGCCGGCATCGGCACCCTCGTCGTCCTCGCCTCGGCGGCGACCGCGCTCGCCCTGCAGACCCTGCTGGGCCTGCTGGGCACCGGCGTGGTCGTCCTCCTCTTCGTGGTGCTGGGCAACCCCAGCTCCGGCGGGGTGTACCCGGCGCCGCTGCTCCCGTCGTTCTGGAGCGCGATCGGCCAGGCCCTGCCACCCGGGGCGGGCACCACCCTGGTCCGCAACACCGTGTACTTCTCCGGCAACGCCACCACGTCGGCACTGTGGGTGCTCGGCGCCTATGCGGCGGGCGGTGCGCTGCTCGCCTGGTCGGCTTCGTGGTGGCGCGAACGCGGACCCGCCGGCGCCTGA